The Falco rusticolus isolate bFalRus1 chromosome 4, bFalRus1.pri, whole genome shotgun sequence genome includes the window agggcagggccaggggcagggccaggggcagggcaggggcagggcaggggcaggggcaggggcaggggcagggcagggcagggcaggggcagggcagggcagggcaggggcagggcaggggcagggcagggccaggggcagggcaggggcagggcaggggcaggggcagggcagggcaggggcagggcagggcagggcaggggcaggggcaggggcaggggcagggcaggggcagggcaggggcaggggcagggcaggggcagggcagggccaggggcagggccaggggcagggcaggggcaggggcaggggcagggccagggcaggggcaggggcaggggcagggcagggcagggcagggcagggccaggggcagggcaggggcagggccaggggcagggcaggggcaggggcagggccaggggcaggggcagggcagggcaggggcaggggcaggggcagggcaggggcaggggcagggcaggggcaggggcagggccagggcagggcaggggcaggggcagggcaggggcaggggcaggggcagggcagggccaggggcaggggcaggggcagggcagggccagggccagggccaggggcagggcaggggcagggcagggcagggccaggggcagggcagggcagggccaggggcaggggccggggcagggccaggggcaggggcagggcagggccaggggcagggcaggggctgggcaggggcagggccagggccaggggcaggggcaggggcaggggcagggcaggggcagggcagggcagggccagggcagggcaggggcagggccaggggcagggcagggccaggagcaggggcagggcagggcaggggcagggcaggggcaggggcagggcagggcagggccaggggcagggccaggggcagggcagggcaggggcagggcaggggccgggcagggcagggccaggggcagggccaggggcagggccaggggcagggcagggccaggagcaggggcaggggcagggcaggggcagggcagggccagggcaggggcagggccggggcagggccaggggcagggcaggggcagggccaggggcaggggcagggcagggcagggccagggcaggggccggggcagggccaggggcaggggcagggcagggcagggcagggcagggccaggggcaggggcagggcaggggcagggccaggggccagggcagggcaggggcagggcagggccaggggcaggggcaggggcagggcagggcagggccaggggcaggggcagggcaggggcagggccaggggcaggggcagggcaggggccagggcaggggcaggggcagggcaggggcagggcagggccaggggcaggggcaggggcagggccggagcgggagcaggggcaggggcagggcaggggcagggcagggcagggccaggggcagggccaggggcaggggcaggggcagggcaggggcagggcaggggcagggcagggcaggggcaggcagggggcaggggcagggcaggcaggggcagggcagggcagggcagggcagggcagggcagggcagggcagggcagggcagggccagggcaggggcagggcaggggcagggccagggcagggccaggggcagggcaggggcaggggcagggcaggggcaggagcaggggcaggggcaggggcagggcagggccaggggcaggggcagggcaggggcagggccaggggcagggcagggccaggagcaggggcaggggcagggcaggggcagggcaggggcagggccaggagcaggggcaggggcagggccagggcagggcaggggcagggcagggcagggcagggccagggcaggggcagggcaggggcaggggcagggcagggcagggcagggccaggggcagggcagggcagggcagggcagggccagggcaggggcagggcagggccagggcaggggcagggcaggggcagggccagggcagggcagggcagggcagggcagggccagggcaggggcagggcaggggcagggccaggggcagggcagggcagggcggggcaggggcagggcagggccagggccaggggcaggggcaggggcggggccggagcgggagcaggggcaggagagggggcgggggcgggcggcgccgctccccgccccgcgggcggccccgagccgggcgggcggcccccGGGCGGATAACGCCCCCGGCCCCTCAGGCCGCGGTAGGGCCCGCCGCCTGCGGCATTTCCTCTGAGCTCACGGGGTGGCTGACGCGGCGCCGCTTCCCTCGGAAGGGGACGGCTcgcggcggagcggcggcagGCAGGCGGCAGGCGGTCGCGCGCGgccagcggggcggggggcggcggcgcggcccgcgctgggggcggccggggcggaggagggcggggggggcggcggcggcgggggcgggcgctCCCctcccgcggggccgggcggcggccaCCCCCGCGGCCCGAGCCCCCGCCGCGCCGTGCCCGTCTACGCGCTCGACGCGCGGGTGGCGTGGCCGCTGGCGGCAGCGCTCTGCACCGCGCTCCTCTGCCTCTACCAGGCCCTGCGAGGCGGCGCGGCCGGGGAGGGCGCGGCGGAGGCCGGCTCGGTCCCGCTGCTGAAGGGCTcggcgctgctgctgctgggctgcctgctggcCCGCTgctgcggcgcggcgggcggcggagccaggcccggcggggcccgggcggcgggagcgcggcgcggcgccCTGGAGAGCTTCTACGCGCGGCAGCTGCGGCTGTCGCCCCACGTGCTGGGCCACAGCAAGGCGCACGTCGGGCGCGTCGTGGCCGAGCTGGTGCGCGCCGCCAAGgcgcaggggctgcagcccggccCGCTGGCCCTCAGCCTGCGCGGGGACTTCGTGCGCGTCGGCAGCGCCTACGAGCAGCACAAGGTGCGCAGCCCCGACTGCTTCGACGTGCTGGTGCCGCTGCGGCTGCCGCCCCACCTGGAGCCCcagccgcgccgcgccggccccTGCGGCGCCTTCGTCTGCGGGCTGCGGGCACGGGCGGGCCGGCCGCACCGCCAGCGGCCCCTCACCGAGGGCTTTTGCGTGGAGCTGCAGGGCCGCAGCCACCTCTCCGCGGGGCTGGTGCTGCGCTGGTTCCAGGGCcacctgcagcgctgcctgggcGCGGTGCGGTACCGCCTGCAGGACCGCTGCCGCATCAGCCTCTCGGCCTGCCCCGGGCGGCCGCCCACGCTGCACATCGTGCCCTGCTCCGACTACGTCTGCTGCCACATCTCCATGGCCGTGCGCCTCATCCCCGCCATCCCCCTGGGCGACGCGCTCTACCTCACCGCCCTGCCGCCCCAGGGCCCGCAGGCCGCGGAGGCCCTCTGGGGCCTCAACACCTCGCGGCAGGAGCAGCggctgctgagctggctgaAGGAGCAGGCCCCGGCCACCTCCTGCCACCTCAAGTGCCTGCAGATCCTCAAGGGCCTGCGGGACCTCCGCGGGCAGGGCCTGGAGGAGCCCTTCTGCTCCCAGTGGGGCTGGGTGCTCTCCTCCTATATGCTGAAGACAGccctcttctctctgctgctgcgGGGGCCCTTGGAGGCCTGGGATGAGCGGTTCCTGGTGGAGCGGCTGGAGGACCTGGTGCTGTACCTCAGGGACTGCCTGCGCAAGCAGGTGCTGATGCATTTCTTCCTGGGCAACACCGGCCTCCCCGAGGCTGTGCCGCTGCCCAGGTTCCTCAAGGAAGCTGCCCCCGTGAACTTGCTGGCTGCCTTCGACGGACCCACGCTGGACCTGGCTGCCTTCCAGCTGATCAACACCTGGATCCAGGCCCCGCACATCATCAGGATGTACAGCAGCCCCCGATACTTGCGACCCGTGCCCACCCCGTGCCGGCACGTCGCCGAGGCcaggcaggagcctgcagcagagTGAGCCGCTGGGCGGGTGAGCCAGCGTGGCCCGCAGACCCTGCCGGGCATCCTGcgctcccagcctgctgggccATGTCTGCCTGAGGAAGGTGGGACCCATTTAAATACAGTTGTGTGGTTTTGTCCCTGGCCagagaaaactgaacaaaatccTGAttcttggttggttttttttttaatctcattgGATGTTCATGGGAAAATTGTGAAGTTTCTGGGCACGTGCCTTAGCTGAGAAGCATTATGTTCAGCCGATTGTTTGCCAACCTAACTTTAACAGGCTCAAACTGACATCTCTGGAAATCCACGTTAATGTGTTGTCTTAGTGGCCAAATTGACCTTTTTTTGAGATTTGCTTTTTATGATACAAAATCaatttgtgatttaaaaatcctttaagttcaacacccccacaccccacacctCCGCAACGTACCAAGATGCTCTTAAAATGTGAAGAGCACTAGAGCATGGGTGTGGATCACAGTTTGAAATGCTCAATGACGTTCTTTAAATTTCCTGTGTAATCAAATACATTGTGCTGAATAGAAATACGTGTATGTTAATGTAAGCTTGAGGGAAAAGGCAAAGCCTCTCCAATAACAGTATGAAGAATCTTAATTGCACGATTCTGTGTTCAAGTTAAGGTTATACTGAAGGTTTGAAATacagataaaaggaaacaaatagcACTTTATTTTCACAAAGACCTTCTTTTTAGGATAATTGGCTGCACTAAATATTGCTACGGAGGAGGCattagtattttattaaaatgaaagatgtttAAATCATcccaaggaaaacagttttttaaggaaatacttTGAGTTTTGTTTGCGGGTTCTT containing:
- the ITPRIPL2 gene encoding inositol 1,4,5-trisphosphate receptor-interacting protein-like 2: GGGGGGGRSPPAGPGGGHPRGPSPRRAVPVYALDARVAWPLAAALCTALLCLYQALRGGAAGEGAAEAGSVPLLKGSALLLLGCLLARCCGAAGGGARPGGARAAGARRGALESFYARQLRLSPHVLGHSKAHVGRVVAELVRAAKAQGLQPGPLALSLRGDFVRVGSAYEQHKVRSPDCFDVLVPLRLPPHLEPQPRRAGPCGAFVCGLRARAGRPHRQRPLTEGFCVELQGRSHLSAGLVLRWFQGHLQRCLGAVRYRLQDRCRISLSACPGRPPTLHIVPCSDYVCCHISMAVRLIPAIPLGDALYLTALPPQGPQAAEALWGLNTSRQEQRLLSWLKEQAPATSCHLKCLQILKGLRDLRGQGLEEPFCSQWGWVLSSYMLKTALFSLLLRGPLEAWDERFLVERLEDLVLYLRDCLRKQVLMHFFLGNTGLPEAVPLPRFLKEAAPVNLLAAFDGPTLDLAAFQLINTWIQAPHIIRMYSSPRYLRPVPTPCRHVAEARQEPAAE